The proteins below come from a single Faecalibaculum rodentium genomic window:
- the licT gene encoding BglG family transcription antiterminator LicT — protein sequence MNVEKVINNNLVRSRDTRNREFLVMGCGLGFKKKPGDPIDEDRIEKVYRLDSRQDQDAMETILARVPLEVLQAFNDIVAYGKLSLHTELSDGLMVNLADHIAFALERHGKGLDLSNALLSEIRSFYPHEYEIGMKALDIIRKHTGSTLPRDEAGFIALHFISVASQINSMSETNEMMRLIRKVLSLVEYDCQIQLDRNSLQYERFVTHLKYFSRRLFSEQTSTALETDPGLYQMIKSQYKKAYLCALKVADLVRKEYGKTLNNDEMVYLTIHINRLIELYRQSRD from the coding sequence ATGAATGTCGAGAAAGTCATCAACAACAACCTGGTACGATCCAGAGACACCAGAAACAGGGAATTCCTCGTGATGGGATGCGGCCTGGGGTTCAAAAAGAAACCCGGTGATCCCATTGACGAAGACCGCATAGAAAAGGTGTACCGTCTGGATTCCAGACAGGATCAGGACGCCATGGAGACCATTCTGGCCAGGGTTCCCCTGGAGGTCCTGCAGGCTTTCAACGACATCGTGGCCTATGGAAAGCTGAGTCTTCATACTGAACTCAGCGACGGACTCATGGTCAATCTGGCCGATCACATTGCCTTCGCCCTGGAAAGACACGGGAAGGGACTGGATCTGTCCAATGCCCTGCTGTCGGAGATCCGTTCGTTTTATCCACATGAATACGAAATCGGCATGAAAGCTCTGGACATCATCCGCAAACATACCGGGTCGACCTTGCCCCGTGATGAAGCGGGGTTCATTGCGCTGCACTTCATCAGTGTGGCCAGCCAGATCAATTCCATGTCGGAAACCAATGAAATGATGCGGCTGATCCGTAAGGTCCTCTCGCTGGTGGAGTATGACTGCCAGATTCAGCTGGACAGGAATTCTCTCCAGTATGAGCGGTTTGTGACACACCTGAAGTATTTCTCCAGGCGGCTGTTTTCCGAACAGACATCCACAGCCCTGGAAACGGACCCCGGTCTGTACCAGATGATCAAGTCACAGTACAAAAAAGCGTATCTGTGCGCCCTTAAAGTGGCGGATCTGGTCCGGAAGGAATATGGAAAAACGCTGAACAACGACGAGATGGTGTATCTGACCATCCACATCAACCGGCTGATTGAGCTGTACAGACAGAGCCGGGACTGA